Genomic window (Kangiella profundi):
GATACAGCGTCACCAGAAAATGTTGCATACCGCAGAAGACTTCTTCCAACGCCATGGCTTTGCGGGAGTGCTTGTTGGTCAGTTTATAGGTCCGATACGAGCAGTGATTGCACTGATTGCTGGTGTGCTCGACATGCCGCCGAAAAAATTCATCATCGCCATTGTGATTGCGACTATCATCTGGGCACCAGTATATTTGATGCCGGGAGTCGTTCTGGGAGCTGCGCTGACTTTTGAGAAAACTCAGGTCTGGGTTCTGGTGGGCAGTCTTGTCATCATGGCAATTTGTCTGTGGCTACTGGGACGTTTTATGATTGACCATCATCGCGCTAGAAAGCATCACACGACTCTGCCCCTGAAACGACATATCAACAACCTTTTGGCGCTAGGAATTTTTTCCGGTGTGATTGTCTTTCTTGTGATATCGAGTTACGGCAGCCTGATGTTACAGTTGGGCAGTAAGATCTGGAACCTCATCATTTAATTTCTACCATTAAAAATGCTAAACGAATTAACCACAAACTACTGGCAGGAATTTTTGTTAATGGCATCCGCCCATGCTTTGGCGGTTGCCAGCCCTGGCCCCGATTTCGCCATTGTGATGCGCCAAAGCCTGGTCTTTGGTCGTCGCTTTGCAATTTTGACCAGTATTGGCATTGGCTTGGCGATATTAGTACATGTGACTTATGCAGTACTAGGGATAGGTTTATTAATTCGAGATACACTGTGGCTATTCACTAGCATCAAGGTAGCTGGAGCGGCTTACCTGCTTTACATAGGCTGGCAGGCAATTAGAGTACAAAAAGCTGAGATCAAGGATTTTAAGCCGGTCAGTCGCGATACTATGACCAGCACCAAGGCATTTAGACAGGGTTTTATAACTAATGTGCTGAATCCTAAAGCTACTCTGTTCTTCCTGTCTTTATTTACCACAATCGTCAGTGCAGAAACTCCAATGGCAATACAGGCTCTTTACGGGATCTGGATGTCTGTTATGACAGGAGCATGGTTTGTCTTCCTATCGCTCATGCTAACGCAGCAGAAGGTACGCCAGTTCTTTGCTAACTTTGGTCATTGGATAGATAGAATTCTTGGAGCATTCCTTATAATTCTGGCAATTCTGTTGCTGTTTTCAACGGTAAATTAGATGCGAGCTTTTGGAAGCTGTATAACAACACACAATCCAGAATCTTTCTGGTTGTAAGCAGTAATAGTTCCTCCATTGGCTTCAACACCTCTTTTGGCAATTGCCAAGCCAAGGCCAGCTCCTCCTGAGGTTCTTTCTCTGGCATCTGTTGGCCGATAAAAAGCATCAAAAATCTTTTTTAGGTGCTCTTCATTGACGCCGTGGCCGGAGTCACAAATTATAATTTCAACACCGAGCTGTGATTCTGAAGTTGCGACAGTGACGCAGGTATCGTCAGGAGTGTGTCTAATAGCATTCCTTAGAACATTCTCAATGGCGCGTGCGAGCAGGCTGTAATAACCGTTAAAAGCAATATCACCGTCAGGTTGGTAATCAACAGTTTTGTTATGTGCCTCTGCCTCAAACTTTGCATCTTCAACGATGACATCAAGCAGGTCATTGAGCATGAAATTGGCGCGATCTTCATTGACATGGCCTCTTTCCAGAGCGGCCATCTGCAGCAGTTCACCAATCATCTCGTCGAGTCGCTCAACTTCAAGTTCGATGCGATCGATGTGGCTGCGAGACTCGGGGTTGGCGCTTTTCTGAGCAAGACTGGCGGCAATCTGCATACGAGTCAATGGTGAGCGTAGCTCATGTGAGACATCACTGAGCAATCGTTTTTGGGAATGGATAATTCGTTCAATACGCTCAGCCATTAAGTCAAAGTCTTCTGCCAGATCTGCAAACTCGTCCTGACGTTTGCCAAGATAACGCTCAGCACGTGCGCTCAGATCACCGCGAGCAAAAGCCTGTGTCGTTCTTTGCAATTGATGGATAGGGCGAGTCAGGTACCAGGTTAGGGCAATACAAACCAGTGCACTGATGCCTAGAGCTAAAAGTAGATGCCAGGTTGAAACGGAGTGATAGAGGTATGAGACCACCGTGGTAAATTGATGGGGACTTTTTTCACGCAGAAACAGCAAGTAATAATTGCCGCGATTGAAAACTACCTCTGGCCCAATAAAAGCTTCATTATCGACAATTACCATAGCTGGTGTATTTCGATTGCGATAAAAAGAACTTAAATGATAGAGAACGTCAGGAACTTCTTTGCCAGTTAGGTCTTCGCCATTTTTATCAATAATAAAGGTATTGTTGAGATCATCCGGGACACGGTTAAGCGTAAGTAGTCGGCCAGTCTGATATTCATCAATGATTTTGCGTAATTGAATATTGATGGCTGCCTGACGCAACTGCTTGGCTTCTTCATCAGAAGCAGGAACCAGTTTATTGTCGTGACCGGTAAGACTATATAAGAATATTACACTGGTTAGTGTGATTAGTGTTGCCAGCCAGAACCAGAGAAAAATTTTCCAGAACAGACTGGGACGAACGAGATTACGAATCCAGGGCAACATACTGATAGCCTACACCGCGAACTGTTTTGATGCGTTCATCGCCTTTTGAATCTGGGCCGAGTTTACGACGTAAATTACTAATGTGCATGTCGATACTACGATCATAGGCTTCTAATGTCCGGCCAAGACAACTCTCGGACAAATCATCACGGCTCACTAAAGTACCAGCATTGTTCATCAACAAATAAAGGATATCGAATTCGGTTGCAGTTAGCTTGACGACTTCATTGTTCAATAATACTTCACGCGAAGCAGGGTTAATATAAACATCACCAAGGTGAACAGATTGCAGCTTCTTTTGTTTAGTGCTGTAGACATTTTCGGTTCGTCTAAGAATGGTTCGGATTCGAGCAGTCAGTTCGCGTGGGTTACAAGGCTTAGCAATATAATCATCGGCACCTAATTCCAAACCAACAATCCTGTCTATTTCATCGCCACGCGCTGTTAACATCAGAATCGGTACCTGAGATTCTTTGCGAACGGTTTTTAAAACATCAAACCCATTCATATTAGGCAACATCACATCAAGCACCATTAGATCAAAGCTGTGATCAAGAATTAATTTGGCAGCAGTGGCACCGTCATGCGCGAGAGCAATATCAAAGCCTTCCTGAGTCAGGTATTCCTGAAGGAGTTGACACAGTTCAATGTCATCATCTGCTAGTAATAATTTTGGCATAGCTAACCTAACCTATTGGCGTGTATGGATTTTAGCACGCAAAAATAAAGAAAGTGTAAAGTTTGGTCAGTGGCTTTTACATAAGCTTTACGCAAAAACCGTTATTAATTCAAACTTTTGAAGTTAAAAGAAGTCTATAGTGAGTAATCTAAATTTGCAAAAGCATTCTTCCTAGGAAGGATTTAACTAACAGCAAATCAGGAAGTGAGTTAGGAGTAGACTATGTT
Coding sequences:
- a CDS encoding DedA family protein, with the translated sequence MEAIVNDILDWISNHPHLAGAAVFLIAFLESLAIVGLAVPGWLLLVGVGSLIGGGTLNFWLVAFCSFLGAASGQIVSYWFGYHFQDKVHHWGWIQRHQKMLHTAEDFFQRHGFAGVLVGQFIGPIRAVIALIAGVLDMPPKKFIIAIVIATIIWAPVYLMPGVVLGAALTFEKTQVWVLVGSLVIMAICLWLLGRFMIDHHRARKHHTTLPLKRHINNLLALGIFSGVIVFLVISSYGSLMLQLGSKIWNLII
- a CDS encoding LysE family translocator, with protein sequence MASAHALAVASPGPDFAIVMRQSLVFGRRFAILTSIGIGLAILVHVTYAVLGIGLLIRDTLWLFTSIKVAGAAYLLYIGWQAIRVQKAEIKDFKPVSRDTMTSTKAFRQGFITNVLNPKATLFFLSLFTTIVSAETPMAIQALYGIWMSVMTGAWFVFLSLMLTQQKVRQFFANFGHWIDRILGAFLIILAILLLFSTVN
- a CDS encoding ATP-binding protein; its protein translation is MLPWIRNLVRPSLFWKIFLWFWLATLITLTSVIFLYSLTGHDNKLVPASDEEAKQLRQAAINIQLRKIIDEYQTGRLLTLNRVPDDLNNTFIIDKNGEDLTGKEVPDVLYHLSSFYRNRNTPAMVIVDNEAFIGPEVVFNRGNYYLLFLREKSPHQFTTVVSYLYHSVSTWHLLLALGISALVCIALTWYLTRPIHQLQRTTQAFARGDLSARAERYLGKRQDEFADLAEDFDLMAERIERIIHSQKRLLSDVSHELRSPLTRMQIAASLAQKSANPESRSHIDRIELEVERLDEMIGELLQMAALERGHVNEDRANFMLNDLLDVIVEDAKFEAEAHNKTVDYQPDGDIAFNGYYSLLARAIENVLRNAIRHTPDDTCVTVATSESQLGVEIIICDSGHGVNEEHLKKIFDAFYRPTDARERTSGGAGLGLAIAKRGVEANGGTITAYNQKDSGLCVVIQLPKARI
- a CDS encoding response regulator transcription factor translates to MPKLLLADDDIELCQLLQEYLTQEGFDIALAHDGATAAKLILDHSFDLMVLDVMLPNMNGFDVLKTVRKESQVPILMLTARGDEIDRIVGLELGADDYIAKPCNPRELTARIRTILRRTENVYSTKQKKLQSVHLGDVYINPASREVLLNNEVVKLTATEFDILYLLMNNAGTLVSRDDLSESCLGRTLEAYDRSIDMHISNLRRKLGPDSKGDERIKTVRGVGYQYVALDS